GCCTGCAGGGGAGCCGCGGCCGTCGCGGCGGCCGAGGCCAGCGGCGCGACGCCGCCGGTGAGCGCCACGAAGAGCGCGGCCGCCGGCACGAGGACGGCGGTGAGCGCCCGCCGCCAGCGCGCCGACAGACGCCAGAGCATCTAGGCGATCTGGATCTGGCGGAGCAGGTCCAGCTCGTCGAGGACCTTGCCCGTCCCGCGCACGACGCAGGTCAGCGGGTCCTCGGCGATGGTGATCGGCAGCCCCGTCTCCTCGCGGATGAGCGCGTCGAGGCCCCGCAGCAGCGCGCCGCCGCCGGCGAGCACGATGCCCTTGTCCACGATGTCCGCGGCCAGCTCCGGCGGCGTGCGCTCCAGGGCGATCCTGATGCTGTCCACGATGGCGTTCACCGGCTCGAGCATGGCCTCGCGCACCTCGTCGTCGGAGATCCGCTGCGTGCGCGGGATCCCCGCCACGAGGTCGCGCCCCTTGATCTCCACGCTCTGCTTGGCCTCCAGCGGGAACGCCGAGCCGACCTCGATCTTGATCTGCTCGGCGGTGCGCTCGCCGATGAGCAGGTTGTACTTGCGCTTGACGTAGTTGACGATCGCCTCGTCCATCTCGTCGCCGGCGATGCGGATCGACTTGGAGTAGACGATCCCCGAGAGCGAGATCACCGCGACCTCCGTGGTGCCCCCGCCGATGTCCACGATCATGTTCCCCGACGGCTCCAGGATCGGCATGCCGGCGCCGATCGCCGCCGCCATCGGCTCCTCGACGAGGTAGACCTCGCGCGCCCCCGCGGACTGCGCCGAATCCTTGACGGCGCGCTTCTCGACCTGCGTGATCCCCGACGGGACGCTGACCACGATCCGGGGGCGCACGAGGGTCTTGCGGTTGTGCACCTTCTGGATGAAGTAGCGCAGCATGGCCTCGGTGATCTCGAAGTTGGCGATCACGCCGTCGCGCATCGGCCGGATCGCGACGATGCTCCCGGGGGTGCGCCCGAGCATGTTCTTCGCCTCCTTGCCGACGGCCAGCACACGGTTCGTGTCCTTGTGGACGGCGACCACCGAGGGCTCGTCCATGACGATGCCCTTGCCCTTCTGGTAGACGAGGGTGTTCGCCGTGCCGAGGTCGATGGAGAGGTCGTTGGAGAACATCCCCCAGATCGCGTTGAAGACCATCGGTGCTTCTCCCTTGCGGCCGCTAGGGGCGGCCCGTTGGTGTCAGGTGCATTCGATCTCGCGCCAGAGCAGGCCGCCCGCCCCGGTGACGCCCGCGAGCTCGCCGAGCGCCGCGCGCGCGAAGCCGACCCGCGTCGCGGGCGCCGCGAAGGCGCGCCGGCGCAGCTCCTGCTCGGCGTGCGGCATGAACAGGTCCCAGGCGGGCAGCACCCCGCCGCCGATCACGATCCGCTCCGGGTTGAGCAGGTTCACGAGCGTGGCGAACGCGATGCCCAGCGCCCGCCCCGCCTCGCGGTACGCCTGCCGCGCGTTGGCGTCGCCCTCGAGCGCCCGGGCGTGCACCAGCTCCGCGCTGACGGCCTCCTCGGCGCCCGAGAGCTCGCGGTACCGATCGACGATCGCCGTCGCCGAGGCGTACGTCTCGAGGCACCCGGCGTTGCCGCAGCGGCAGGTCCTTCCGGCGGCGTCGACGGTGATGTGGCCGATCTCCCCCGCCATGCCGTCGGCCCCGCGCCAGAGCGCGCCGCCGAGCACCAGCCCGCCGCCGACGCCGGTGCCGAGCGTCAGCAGCGCCATGCTCGAGCACCCCTGGCCCGCGCCGCGCCAGTGCTCCCCGTACGCGGCGGCGTTCGCGTCGTTCTCGAGCGCGACGCGCATCCCGAGCGCCGCGCCGACGCGCTCCCGCAACGGCACGTCGCGCCACCCCGGCAGGTTCGGCGAGGAGACGACGACACCCTCGGCGGCCGCGATGATCCCCGGCGCGCCGAGCATGACGCCGAGCACGCGCCCGCCCCCCGCCTCGACCTGCGCGACGACGGCGCGCACCGCGGCGATGATGCGCTCGACGAGCGCGTCCGGGCCCTGCCGGGCCGCGGTCGGCTCGCGGTGGAGCGCCTCGACGCCGCCGGCGCGGTCGATGGCCGCGACCCGGAGGTTCGTGCCCCCGAGGTCCATCCCGACGACGAACTCGCCCGCCACGCCCCCGCTCTCCCCCATCCCTAGTCTCCGCGGCCGACGGCGTGCACGCGGCTGTATTCCGGCACGCGCGCGCCGTCGCCGAGCACGAGCCCGGCCAGGCTCGTGTTGGCGCCGACGCTCACCCCGTCGCCGAGCACGCAGCCCTTGAGCCGCGCGCCTTCGCCGACCTCGACGCCGTCCCAGAGCACGCAGTTCTCGAGCACCGCGCGCGAGCCGATGCGGCAGCCGCTGCCGACCGCCACGGCCTTGTGCAGCTGCACCCCGTCCCCGCACGTGGTGCCGGGGCCGATGAGCGCGCGGCCCATCGCCAGCAGCCGCTCGCCCGTGACGACCCCGGCGCCCAGCCACAGGCCGCTGCCGCGCCGGCGGTAGCCGCGGTGGCGCCGCTCCGGCTGCTCGAGCAGGTCGCGGTGCGCCTGCAGGTACTTCTCCGAGGTGCCGATGTCCAGCCAGTAGCCGCCGTGCACGAAGCCGTAGAACGGGACCCGCTCCTGCACGAGCCGCGGGAAGAAGTCGCGCTCGATCGAGCAGTGCCCCGCCGGGAAGTGGCGCAGCAGCTCCGTTTCCAGGACGTAGACGCCGGCGTTGACCGTGTTCGTGCTGACCTCATCCCAGCTCGGTTTCTCGAGAAAGCCCTGCACGCGGCCATCGCGGCCGAGCTGCACGAGGCCGTAGGCCGTCGGGTCCTCCACCGGGGTGAGCACGATGGTCGCCTGGGCCCGCCGCGCGCGGTGGAAGGCGAGAACGGCGCCGAGGTCGACCGTGCTCAGCACGTCCCCGTTGAGCACGACCAGCGTCCCCGTCCGCCCCGCGGCGGCGTAGCGCACCGCCCCGCCCGTGCCGAGGGGCTCGTCCTCGACGGTGTACGAAAGGGCCAGGCCCCGCGGCGAGAAGCCCCGGATCGCGGCCTGCACGGCCTCCGGCCGATAGGAGAGGCTGAGCACGGCGCGGCGGATGCCCGCCGCACGCAACGCCTCGAGCTGGTAGGCGAGGAACGGCCGGTTCGCCAGCGGCACGACCGGCTTCGGCCGCGCCAGGGTCAGGGGCCGCAGCCGCGTCCCCTTTCCCCCGGCGAGGATGATCGCCCACATGCCTCCCGAGTCCCTGTTCCGATTGTTCATGGTGAATTGCGAATGTTGCCACACCTCGGCGATTTCCGTCAAGAAATCGAGGGTCGCGGGGTGGGCCGGCGGCCGCGGACGTGCTAGGATGCCGCCATGGTGTCCGCCCCCCGCCTGCGCGCCGCCCTCGCCGCCGCGCTGCTCGCGGCCACCGGGGCCGCCCCGGGCCTCTGCGCCACCGCTTCCGAGGCCAACGAGGCGGGGGCTGCGCTCTTCGGCTCGGGCCGTCCCCGGGAGGCGATCGCCAGGTTCGAGGAGGCGCTCGCCCTGGACCCCGGGTCCTCCGCGATCCGCCACAACCTCGCGGCGGCGCTCGCCGCGGCCGGCCACGAGGAGCTGCAGGCGGGCAATCTCGACGAGGCCCGGGCGCGCCTCGAGCGCGCCGCGGACCTCGCCCCCGGCGAGGCGTCCGTGCAGTTGCTGCTCGGCGTCGTGTTCTTCCGCCGCGGCGACCTCTACGAGGCGCGCCAGCGGGTCGACCGCGCGCTGGAGATTGCGCCGGGGATGGCCGAGGCGCGGGAGCTCTCCGGCGACCTGCTCTACCAGGAGGGCTCGCTCCAGCGCGCGCGTCGCGAGTGGGAGGCCGCGCTCGCGGGCGCCGGACCCCGGCAGCACGCCGTCCGCGCGAAGCTCGACCGCCTCGACCGCGAGCAGCCGGCCGAGGACGGCTTCGGGCGCGATGTCAGCCGGCACTTCACGCTGCAGTTCGACGGGCCCGTGCCGCCCGAGATCGCCCGCACCGCGCTGCGCCTGCTGGAGGAGGCGTACGGCCGGATCTGGCGGGAGTTCTCCCGGCCGCCCCAGCACGACGTCCCGGTGATCCTGTACTCCCGGGAGCTCTTCAGCGAAGTCACGCGCAGCCCCGCCTGGGTGGCCGGCTCCTACGACGGGAAGATCCGCGTGCCCGTCGGCGGGCTCGCCACGGCGGCTGACGCCGAGGCCCTCGGGCCGATCCTCGCGCACGAACTGACGCACGCCTTCGTCCGCGCGAACGTGCCCGGGTCCCTCCCCCTCTGGTTCGAGGAGGGCCTGGCCGGGCACTTCCAGGGGGTGACGGCGGAGGCCGCGCTGCAGACGCTGCGCGCCCACCACCGCCGCTTCGCCCGCCTCGACGAGGTGAGCGCGGCGCTCCGCGCCGGCGCGGACATCGCCGCCGCCTACGCGGCCGCGGCCCTGGCGGTCGCGGAGATGGTCCGGCTTGACGGCTTCTGGCTGCCGCGGCGGACCCTCGAGGCCGTCGGCGCGGGCGCGGCGTTCCCCGAGGCCTTCCGCCGGAACGCCGGCATGGGGCTCGACGAGTTCGAGGAGCGCTGGGCGCGCCTGCAGGGCTGAAGCCGTCAGCTTGTCTTCGCGAGGCGTCTTCCACTATAGTTTTCCGGTGAGGTTCTTGCACCGGGTGGGAGGAGGCTGCCGGACGTGAAGCGCGCGTACCGCGGTGTCGGGGTGGCCCTCCTGGCGTGCGTTGTCGGCGCGCTCGTCTGCGCGTGCGGGCGGGAGCCCGCCCCGGAGTCCCCCCAGCCGCCCGCCGCGGCAGTTACGGGCGGCATCACGATCGCGTTGCTGCCCGAGCGCAACGTCTTCGAGCAGAAGAAGCGCTACCAGCCCCTCCAGGACTACCTCTCGCGCGCCTGCGGCTGCGCCGTGACCTTCAAGCTCCTCGACAACTACCAGCTCATCTTCAGCGAGATCATGGAGAGCCGCGTCGACGGCGCCTTCTTCGGGAGCATGAACGGCGCCATCTCGCTGCTGCGCGGCGCCGTCGAGATGCTCGCGCGCCCCGTCGACCTCAAGGGGGTCTCGACGTACCAGGGCGTGATCTTCACCCGCGCCGGCAGCGACGTGACGATCGACCCGAGGACGTGGCGGGACAAGCGCATCGCGCTCGTCAACAAGGCCACGACCGCCGGCTACCTCTACCCCCTGGCCCTGCTGCGCCACTCGGGCTACACCGCCGACCCCGCGGCGTTCTTCCGCGCGATGTCCTTCACCGGCAGCCACGACGCGGCGATGCTCTCGGTCTTCAAGGGCGAGGCCGACCTCGGCGCCTGCAAGAACACCGTCTACGACGAGCAGCTGCGCGAGCACCCGGAGATCGCGGAGACGCTCCGGGTGCTCGGCGAATCCGCCGCCGTGCCCTCCAACGGCCTCGGCGTGCGATCCGGGCTGGACCCGGCGCTCAAGGCGAAGCTGCGCGAAGCGCTCCTCGGCATGCACCAGAACGAGGACGGGCAGCGCGTGCTGCGCCAGATCGGGACCCAGCGCTTCATCGCGACGGACCGGGCCGACTACGAGCCGGTCTTCGCGATGGCGCGCGACGCCGGCGTCGACCTCGCGGGTTGGCCGCTGCGCGACCTGCACTAGGGCTGCCGGCCGTGAGCCTGCGCACGCGGATTCTCGTCGCCGCGCTGCTGCTGCTGGGCGTCTCGGCGGCCGGCGTCGTGATCATCGTCGGCAACCTGCACGCCATCATCAACAACCAGCGCCTCATCGTCTTCAAGGACGAGACCTTCCACGAGCAGGAGCGCGCCCGCGCCCTGATCATGTCCTCCCAGGTCCTGCTCTACCAGCACCAGGCGGGGTACACGCGCGACATCGACCGGCTCATCGACGACATCGCGGTCTTCGAGGAGATCCTGCTCTCGATCGTCCCCCACTACCGCCAGCACCTGCGCGAGGAGGACTGCACCTCCTGCCACCGCGACGCACAGGTGCAGATCGACCACCTCGACGAGCGGGTGCACGCCATCCTCGTCGACCTCGAGCGCTTCCGCGAGAGCGTGAGCATCATCATCACCACGAACGACCGCGAGGCGCGGCTGCTCCAGCACGGCGCCGCGACCGCGCGCGGCCAGCGGATGATCGCCTCGCTCCAGGAGATCAACACGAATGCCGCGCACATGGTGGCCCAGTTGCGCGTGCGCAACGAGCGGCTGCTGCGCCGCTCCGTGCTGGACATCGAGATCACCCTCTTCGTCGTCGGCCTGATCTTCACGGTGACCCTGGCCTACGGGCTCGTGGCCAGCCACCGCCTCTTCGTCTCGCTGGTGCGCGGCACCGAGTCGCTGACGCGCGACGAGTTCACCCACCGGCTGGCGCTGGCGAACCGCGCCGACGAGTTCGGCCTGCTCGCCGGCCGCTTCAACCTCATGGCCGAGCACCTCCAGGAGCGCGACGAGCAGATCCGCCGCAAGACCGAGCAGATCGAGGACGCCAACCGCCAGCTCCACGAGCTGAACGAGACGCTCGAGGAGAAGGTCGAGGCCCGCACGCACGACCTGCAGGCGACGCTCGAGCAGGTGCGCCAGACCAGCGTGGCGCTCGAGGACTCGCGCCGGCGCCTCGAGGTGGCGAACCAGGAGCTGACGCGGGCCAACCAGGCCAAGGCCAACTTCCTGTCGATCGTCTCGCACGAGCTGAAGACGCCGCTCTCGGTCATCAACGGCTTCCTCTCGCTGATCCTCGACGAGCGCTACCAGAGCGATCCGCGCCAGCTGCGCGAGGCCGTGCAGATCTCGAAGCGCCGCGGCGAGCAGCTCTCGCGCATGATCGACGAGCTGATCGACCTCTCGCGGCTCGACGCCC
The sequence above is a segment of the bacterium genome. Coding sequences within it:
- a CDS encoding rod shape-determining protein; amino-acid sequence: MVFNAIWGMFSNDLSIDLGTANTLVYQKGKGIVMDEPSVVAVHKDTNRVLAVGKEAKNMLGRTPGSIVAIRPMRDGVIANFEITEAMLRYFIQKVHNRKTLVRPRIVVSVPSGITQVEKRAVKDSAQSAGAREVYLVEEPMAAAIGAGMPILEPSGNMIVDIGGGTTEVAVISLSGIVYSKSIRIAGDEMDEAIVNYVKRKYNLLIGERTAEQIKIEVGSAFPLEAKQSVEIKGRDLVAGIPRTQRISDDEVREAMLEPVNAIVDSIRIALERTPPELAADIVDKGIVLAGGGALLRGLDALIREETGLPITIAEDPLTCVVRGTGKVLDELDLLRQIQIA
- a CDS encoding ATP-binding protein codes for the protein MSLRTRILVAALLLLGVSAAGVVIIVGNLHAIINNQRLIVFKDETFHEQERARALIMSSQVLLYQHQAGYTRDIDRLIDDIAVFEEILLSIVPHYRQHLREEDCTSCHRDAQVQIDHLDERVHAILVDLERFRESVSIIITTNDREARLLQHGAATARGQRMIASLQEINTNAAHMVAQLRVRNERLLRRSVLDIEITLFVVGLIFTVTLAYGLVASHRLFVSLVRGTESLTRDEFTHRLALANRADEFGLLAGRFNLMAEHLQERDEQIRRKTEQIEDANRQLHELNETLEEKVEARTHDLQATLEQVRQTSVALEDSRRRLEVANQELTRANQAKANFLSIVSHELKTPLSVINGFLSLILDERYQSDPRQLREAVQISKRRGEQLSRMIDELIDLSRLDARSMVLHVEETDTAALLRELAAEFAEETRRRGLRLELHLPEAPPTVPCDADKMRQVFTNLLANAIKFSPDGGRIDLELEVRADEIVYCCRDTGIGIPATEVEKVFEKFYQVDSTATRRFGGAGLGLSIVREIMLLHGGRAWAESSPGHGSTFFVSLPRHPRTAASAALPEAAAAQAAGDAQPAGAPPA
- a CDS encoding phosphate/phosphite/phosphonate ABC transporter substrate-binding protein, whose protein sequence is MKRAYRGVGVALLACVVGALVCACGREPAPESPQPPAAAVTGGITIALLPERNVFEQKKRYQPLQDYLSRACGCAVTFKLLDNYQLIFSEIMESRVDGAFFGSMNGAISLLRGAVEMLARPVDLKGVSTYQGVIFTRAGSDVTIDPRTWRDKRIALVNKATTAGYLYPLALLRHSGYTADPAAFFRAMSFTGSHDAAMLSVFKGEADLGACKNTVYDEQLREHPEIAETLRVLGESAAVPSNGLGVRSGLDPALKAKLREALLGMHQNEDGQRVLRQIGTQRFIATDRADYEPVFAMARDAGVDLAGWPLRDLH
- a CDS encoding NDP-sugar synthase produces the protein MWAIILAGGKGTRLRPLTLARPKPVVPLANRPFLAYQLEALRAAGIRRAVLSLSYRPEAVQAAIRGFSPRGLALSYTVEDEPLGTGGAVRYAAAGRTGTLVVLNGDVLSTVDLGAVLAFHRARRAQATIVLTPVEDPTAYGLVQLGRDGRVQGFLEKPSWDEVSTNTVNAGVYVLETELLRHFPAGHCSIERDFFPRLVQERVPFYGFVHGGYWLDIGTSEKYLQAHRDLLEQPERRHRGYRRRGSGLWLGAGVVTGERLLAMGRALIGPGTTCGDGVQLHKAVAVGSGCRIGSRAVLENCVLWDGVEVGEGARLKGCVLGDGVSVGANTSLAGLVLGDGARVPEYSRVHAVGRGD
- a CDS encoding tetratricopeptide repeat protein; its protein translation is MVSAPRLRAALAAALLAATGAAPGLCATASEANEAGAALFGSGRPREAIARFEEALALDPGSSAIRHNLAAALAAAGHEELQAGNLDEARARLERAADLAPGEASVQLLLGVVFFRRGDLYEARQRVDRALEIAPGMAEARELSGDLLYQEGSLQRARREWEAALAGAGPRQHAVRAKLDRLDREQPAEDGFGRDVSRHFTLQFDGPVPPEIARTALRLLEEAYGRIWREFSRPPQHDVPVILYSRELFSEVTRSPAWVAGSYDGKIRVPVGGLATAADAEALGPILAHELTHAFVRANVPGSLPLWFEEGLAGHFQGVTAEAALQTLRAHHRRFARLDEVSAALRAGADIAAAYAAAALAVAEMVRLDGFWLPRRTLEAVGAGAAFPEAFRRNAGMGLDEFEERWARLQG
- a CDS encoding ROK family protein, whose protein sequence is MGESGGVAGEFVVGMDLGGTNLRVAAIDRAGGVEALHREPTAARQGPDALVERIIAAVRAVVAQVEAGGGRVLGVMLGAPGIIAAAEGVVVSSPNLPGWRDVPLRERVGAALGMRVALENDANAAAYGEHWRGAGQGCSSMALLTLGTGVGGGLVLGGALWRGADGMAGEIGHITVDAAGRTCRCGNAGCLETYASATAIVDRYRELSGAEEAVSAELVHARALEGDANARQAYREAGRALGIAFATLVNLLNPERIVIGGGVLPAWDLFMPHAEQELRRRAFAAPATRVGFARAALGELAGVTGAGGLLWREIECT